One Antedon mediterranea chromosome 1, ecAntMedi1.1, whole genome shotgun sequence genomic window, tgaacatgatgacgtcatcacaatttttaaaattgtgaatcgtgcgaaagataattgattgacttagacaacataaaaaaatggggggaaatggaatacaaataagtggagatgcgctatatttaatgttatgagctatgacgaaagagacaaaaatcctatatttgatattcgtgtggccatacgatgacgtcacaatgtcccgTTAGCCAAATCGATCCATGAttctatatctacaactcatctacattcagaatatgtaattttaaaaaagttcaccacgtagttcagaatctatgactgtttaaaaaaaggcataattttgacgaatttttgaactttttcatcaaaaatgcgcgtaaattgtttaattctacgtgctcgtatgacgtgattttaagtcggaattgtttgaaagttggtaaaattactagaaaaggctgaaaaaacaaaaatcaagccaaaaaaacatgttcttgccgtacgtgcgcacgcgcgcgtaaaaatattgcgcacctgtgggaatttttgaaatgctcaaaatgacatgaaacgcgtagaaagttgattagaaatgaattttgcgcatttcaaacttttgaacgcgcgtgcgcgcgtaattttttgtgaaacatgccatttttaatccatagaaagtttgcgcattataAGACTTAAAtcttcaccaagtttcaatacaaaacgacttttagtttttattctatgatcaatcattgaaattcacaaaatcgcgcgtaacttacgctgcgtgacttaaaatttgaaaaagaaagtttcttgcacatctacagctacagggcaatcttttgacaaagttatacaatcatttgttagccagaattagagatacgctgcgaacaaaattcgtggaaagaaagaagaatatagaaaaaaaaaaaaaaaaaaaagaaaaaaaagatcctgacaataacaaggggttatccgccaagtgcggataaccaataataaactatataaaaatatttaaataacaaatagacgaatcaacggtgtcaatataaaataaaaggaaaaaatTGGCAAAAATGGAAgtgatattattttttgtttttgtaattttctaatttATACTACCTtcctttttataaatttttattcttttgaaaaatttaaataataatgagaTAAAAGAATTTATCTGACAGAaacaatttcaaaattattttcttttatacaatatttaatcCATACTTTCTGTTAAAACCAGTTGCCTTCAAACATGTAGCCTGTTAAAGTTTGCTTCCTGACAGCCTATTTGTTAAACTTAGGTGTGGACACTGATTCTATTTCCTGTTATGTGATCTAAGTATGGTGATACAATGACATGTACTTTAACACCAACAATAAGTAGTTTATATTAACATTAAAGTCAACAAATGAacagaatataatatttatatattatttatcatttgtatgtattttattggAATTTAAGAGGGCCCCTGAATTAACTTGCATTAATTTGGCCAGctggaagggttaccctctataaataaagttaaaatttaaaaaataataaaaataagatacaaggaaaaaaaagtaaaattgaaataaaaaatattttattttcagaatgACCGAGAGTGTTGAATCATTAGAAGTAAGATTACGTGACGAGCAGACTTACGTAGAACAACTAAAACAAATGGAAAAACAAAGATTAAGAGAAGGCcgaaagaaacaaaaaacaaatggCGTCACGCTCTGGTTTCCAGTTAGAAGAACAAGGAGTTTTGACCTTGGAGATATTCGGACAGACGAAAATCCATTTGAGGATGAACTGTTTACATTAAAAGCTACAATTAAGAATTTTAGAAATCGTGAAGCGGAATACGAGGAAAGTAAAGAAGATTTAGAGTCAGAAATATCGGTGCTAGTCAAGGAAAATGCAGACCTAGAAGAGAAAATACGCGAGATGGCAGTGCGCGCCCAGTTACAAGAAATTGAGAAAGAATATATTAGCTTTGAAAACAAGAATGAAATGATTTGTAAGTATTGTGATAGTCTTATAAACGAAGATGATTTAGAAAAAGACGATAGAGTGAAAGAAATAATCCACATGAACGAAAAGTTAGAAGTAGTCGCAGAGGTTAAACAGCCTGTTTCCGCACCAAAGATTGGAGAAAAAAACGCAGACGGCAACGGCGAAAAACCGAAAGGAGAAAGTATTTCACTAATGAGTGAAATAGATTTGCAATATCATGTCTTAATGGACAAATATAACGATTTACTGATGCGGAGCCGCAGCGGTTCCGTGAAGGAGGACGGTGGTCGACCACGGGCAAGCAGCTTTAGACGAAAGAAAGATAGAAGCAGTCAACCCGAAACGAGGCGATACAGCACATCACTGGAAGATCTGCGGCATTACGAGACAAAAGAAACTAAATTCAGAGCGCCAAGTATCAACAATGTTATAGAGGAAGCAGCTGAAACCGACGAACCATGTCCAGTGGACAATCATTTCGAAGCTCGACCTCCGGAATATAAAAAACTTTTTAAGGAGATTTTCAAGGTGCTAAGACGTCCTCAATCAGGTTTGGATAAATCGTGATTACTTTAAGTATATActtaagtatatacagtacaacttCCAACGACGAGTTTGTGACCACCAACACCACCATTCTACAGCTACTGCTGCCTCTATGCATACTTTACTATGATCAAatcattatttatgttatatgtCTGTTAATATTGTACTAAAGTTTATGTTCAAAGGAGTTATAGATATGAAATTATTTGGTATTAAAAgttatttaagtttttttcatGTATGGTCTTATGTTATTACAGTACTGCCAAGTTGACAATATTGATAATTGTTATCAGGAGCAAACAGGAAAcaatatctaaaataaaatacacaagtGGGAACATTTTGATTGACACAATTTTGATCTTCTATCTCACCTTGTAAAATCCTATAAATATAAACTGACCAATGACCAATCAGAAAAAGCTTTATATTAACCAATGAGAAGAGCCAACAGGGAGCCGTTTGTTATAGCAAGAGTTAACATTTGATTAACAAAGGGTATATTGAGTCTattctttgtttattattaaataaaaaccaaattttaatattgttaatttaagTACAGCACTCGGTAAATCAacaactaataataaaataaacaaataataaaataaagtaaataagaacgtttaataatttaatctCAAATGCATACAAAAACACTGCAATATATTCTATATATGTGTGTGCTTTTTAAAGAGGTTTTGCTTTTGTTTCAATACTATTAAACGTTTCAGCTTCTTGCCAAAAGAAAATCCTTGACAAAACTAAATTTACATACTATTAAGAGTATTGTTTCTGccataaaaactaaatttaaatccttttaaaaatattaattttgccATAGAGAAAGTAGAAAGTACATTACTGTTTGCTTactgttttaataatattaaagtatgTTTAAATGCCtttgttgaatttaaaataatagttaaatattttaaattatatatataaattgttgaatatgttaCAGCATTAAGGATAGGGCAATTTTAAATATCTACAAATTATTATAACTAAGGTGTATGtacaattgtttgtagtcaatttttaatttaattattttgccAATATTgccaaataatttattaaaagtaaagtgtgtttatttcaatcaatatatttgaaatattgttgaatattatttaatttttgatgacatattaatttacagatttgataatgattatttatgatGTAGAATTGATGAAGGTAGTATTATTACTTCTGTTGTgtgttgttatttttgtatttactaAAGAAACTGAAAAGAggattttcaaaatttattaagTTATAGCcgaatttattgtaattattttacctCATACTTAAAAATGCTTTAATTGAAGACCAACCACACTACTAAATCTGACACAACTATGATGTAAGGGAACAATAATTATACAGTGATAACTTAAGTAACTGCTTtacattagtacagtattagtaTGGTAT contains:
- the LOC140052369 gene encoding cerebellar degeneration-related protein 2-like is translated as MSILGTEMLGGSTEVEEDDSLDEIQVEGMFDNDLHLAAELGKTLLERNKELEANLISTQQVADEQAMQIVYLEKQLQILRDVTESKARVYEQLDLNVQDLEKNNQRLEHENRMCNQKIVRMTESVESLEVRLRDEQTYVEQLKQMEKQRLREGRKKQKTNGVTLWFPVRRTRSFDLGDIRTDENPFEDELFTLKATIKNFRNREAEYEESKEDLESEISVLVKENADLEEKIREMAVRAQLQEIEKEYISFENKNEMICKYCDSLINEDDLEKDDRVKEIIHMNEKLEVVAEVKQPVSAPKIGEKNADGNGEKPKGESISLMSEIDLQYHVLMDKYNDLLMRSRSGSVKEDGGRPRASSFRRKKDRSSQPETRRYSTSLEDLRHYETKETKFRAPSINNVIEEAAETDEPCPVDNHFEARPPEYKKLFKEIFKVLRRPQSGLDKS